One part of the Humulus lupulus chromosome 9, drHumLupu1.1, whole genome shotgun sequence genome encodes these proteins:
- the LOC133802479 gene encoding protein NRT1/ PTR FAMILY 5.5-like → MAYLKITVLVWVDILAIYAVSTLITYLTDVWKLNYTHAAAIVNMFWGFSAIMPFTMQYIVDTFMGNYCMVFLSNFAYSLGLGFLSMSTPPVLSNILGNCDEYKPACIGIEQKILFYTGLTLLTFGVSGHLTSLAKFIEDHKTREENNPKLYCCCGFIVVILVPLIGAILIPLIKSWSIRFGITAICSVLATIIFLTGIRSYQRDKARGSPLTIVFRVLIASALKSFQKCPKDASQLYEHEQNNGISYKLSHTPRLRCLDKAAIVLPNQSHQNVNRWRVCSVTEVEETKTIICMIPMCTTFFLLGVVSSIGNTYFLEQANNMNRKVGHLSVPLTTLILFRDQAKAQFGKCYVRIASNYGSSSNIKYLARVGIAVSMIFAVNCCITAAKVENKRLDVVNSHGLLYKPKDKIPMSMFWLLPQFLLLGGLDGISKKSIELFVTNQGPASMDRYMTHFAMAVFGVGTMGSVISVCLVDKISSSGSHSSWFQDTLNRSRLDKYYWVLATLSAANFVLYILLAVLYDSKYLRTHDQQVSKDNQIMEYGDD, encoded by the exons ATGGCATATCTGAAAATCACTG TGTTGGTATGGGTGGATATACTGGCAATATATGCTGTGTCGACATTGATAACATACTTAACAGATGTTTGGAAGCTTAATTACACGCACGCTGCTGCAATAGTCAATATGTTTTGGGGCTTCTCCGCCATTATGCCCTTTACCATGCAATACATTGTTGATACTTTCATGGGCAATTATTGCATggtttttctctctaattttgcCTACTCCCTT GGGTTAGGATTTTTGTCAATGTCAACGCCACCAGTGCTATCCAACATACTAGGCAATTGTGATGAGTACAAGCCTGCCTGCATTGGCATAGAGCAAAAGATCCTATTTTATACAGGACTTACTCTACTAACTTTTGGAGTCTCGGGTCATTTGACCTCTTTAGCCAAATTCATTGAAGATCACAAAACGCGTGAAGAAAATAATccaaaactttattgttgttgtggtttcaTTGTGGTGATTCTTGTCCCTTTAATTGGAGCCATATTAATTCCCTTAATAAAGTCATGGTCAATTAGGTTTGGGATCACAGCTATATGTTCAGTCTTGGCCACAATTATTTTCTTAACTGGAATTAGATCATACCAACGTGACAAAGCCCGAGGAAGCCCCTTAACTATTGTGTTTAGGGTTTTGATAGCGTCTGCCTTAAAATCATTTCAAAAATGTCCAAAAGATGCCTCTCAGTTGTATGAACATGAACAAAATAATGGTATTAGTTACAAACTATCTCATACACCTCGCCTCAG GTGCCTAGACAAGGCTGCTATTGTGTTACCAAACCAATCACACCAAAATGTTAATAGGTGGAGAGTTTGTAGTGTTACCGAAGTAGAAGAAACCAAGACCATCATATGCATGATTCCAATGTGTACCACTTTCTTCCTTCTTGGAGTTGTGTCTTCTATTGGAAATACCTACTTTCTTGAACAAGCCAACAACATGAATCGAAAAGTTGGCCACTTAAGTGTTCCACTTACCACTCTTATACTTTTTCGCGATCAAGCAAAAGCACAATTTGGAAAATGTTATGTAAGAATAgcatcaaattatggatcatcATCGAATATTAAGTATTTAGCTAGAGTTGGAATTGCCGTGTCGATGATTTTCGCAGTTAATTGTTGTATAACCGCCGCGAAAGTTGAGAACAAAAGGCTTGATGTGGTGAATAGTCATGGTTTGCTTTACAAGCCCAAGGATAAGATTCCAATGAGCATGTTTTGGTTGTTACCACAATTTCTTCTTCTTGGAGGACTTGATGGGATTTCGAAGAAGAGCATTGAACTTTTTGTTACTAATCAAGGGCCTGCCTCTATGGATAGGTACATGACTCATTTTGCTATGGCTGTGTTTGGAGTGGGAACTATGGGAAGTGTCATATCGGTTTGTTTGGTTGATAAGATTAGCTCAAGCGGGAGTCATAGTAGTTGGTTCCAAGACACCTTGAACAGGAGTCGTTTGGATAAGTATTATTGGGTTTTGGCTACTTTGAGTGCTGCCAATTTTGTTTTATACATTTTGTTGGCTGTTTTGTATGATAGTAAATATTTAAGAACACATGATCAACAAGTGTCCAAAGATAACCAAATTATGGAGTATGGGGATGATTAA